The genomic DNA GCTCGTGACGCCGACTACTGTCCGCATTGTACGGAAAGCGACGACTACCGCGAGCGCTATCCGACCGCCCAGTACGACATCAGCCACGAGAAACCCTCGACGTACCTCGAACAGGGTCCCGTCCCGGACGGCGACGTCCGCGACCTGCTGGCGGAGGCGCTGGAAGGCGGCGAGGGCGGCACCGAAATCGAACTCAACGAGCTCGTCGAAACAGTCAACGATGTCATCAAGAGGTGGGGCGGCGACGCCTCGGTGACCGTCTCCGACATCAGCCGGCTGATGAGCGGCCAAGGCCCCGGCGACAGCGAGCGCATCGGCCGCGAGCACGTCTCGCTGTTGCAGATCATCGGCGAAGTGATGTCCTCCAGCGGAGCCTTCGGTGGCCGCTTCGAGAACGCACCAGCGCCCGACTTCCTGCTTTCCTACAGCGGCGACAAGCTGATGCCGAGCAACGTTCGGGACCGCTTCGAGAACATCCCCGACGAGGACATCGAGACGCTCGGCATCGACCCCGAGCGCTCCCGACCGGAGTGGATGATACTGACCGTCCTGCCGGTGCCGCCGGTGACGGCGCGGCCGTCGATTACGCTCGATAACGGCCAACGCTCCGAGGACGACCTCACACACAAGCTCGTCGACATCATCCGTATCAACCAGCGGTTCATGGAGAACCGCGAGGCCGGCGCACCGCAGCTTATCATCGAGGACCTCTGGGAACTGCTGCAGTACCACGTCACCACCTTCATGGACAACGAGATCTCGGGCACGCCGCCGGCACGACACCGTTCCGGCCGGCCGCTGAAGACCCTCTCTCAGCGCCTGAAGGGCAAGGAGGGCCGCTTCCGTGGCTCGCTGTCCGGAAAGCGTGTCAACTTCTCGGCGCGAACCGTCATCTCACCGGACCCGACGCTTAGCCTCAACGAGGTCGGCGTTCCCGACCGGGTCGCAAGCGAGATGACCCAGACGATGATCGTAAACGAGCGGAACCTCGATGACGCCCGCCGATACGTCGCCAACGGCCCCGAATCACACCCGGGTGCGAACTATGTCAAACGGCCCGACGGACGACGGCTGAAGGTGACCGAAAAGAACTGCGAGGAGCTCGCAGAGAAGGTCAACCCCGGCTGGGAGGTCGCCCGTCACCTCATCGACGGCGACATCATCATCTTCAACCGGCAGCCGTCGCTGCACCGGATGTCAATTATGGCTCATGAGGTCGTCGTGATGCCGTACAAGACGTTCCGGCTGAACACGACGGTCTGTCCGCCGTACAACGCTGACTTCGACGGCGACGAGATGAACATGCACGCGCTTCAAAACGAGGAGGCGCGTGCTGAGGCCCGCGTTCTGATGCGCGTACAGGAGCAGATTCTCAGCCCCCGGTTCGGCGAGAACATCATCGGCGCGATTCAGGACCACATCTCCGGGCTCTACCTGCTGACGAACCAGAACCCGAAATTCAACGAGACACAGGCGCTTGACCTGCTCCGGGCGACGAGCATCGACGAGCTCCCCGACCCGGACGGCCAAGACGAGGAGGGCGTCGACTACTGGACCGGTCGCAGTATCTTCTCGGAGCTGCTGCCCGACGGGCTCAGCCTCGAGTTCACCTCGTCGGCGGGCGACACCGTCGAAATCAAGGACGGCCAGCTCATCTCCGGGACCATCGACGAGGACGCTGTCGGTGCCTTCGGCGGCGAGATTGTCGACACCATCTGCAAGGTCTACGACAACACTCGCGCCCGCGTGTTCGTCAACGAGGTCGCAACGCTGGCAATGCGGTCGATTATGCACTTCGGGTTCTCCATCGGTATCGACGACGAGTCGATCGAACGGGAGGCCGAAGAGCAGATTCAGGAGGCCATCGACAACGCATACGAGCGCGTCGAAACCCTCATCGAGACGTACCGGCGCGGCGAGCTCGAGTCGCTCCCCGGCCGGACCGTCGACGAGACGCTGGAAATGAAGATCATGCAGACGCTCGGGAAGGCCCGGGACTCCGCCGGAGACATCGCCGACGACCACTTCGATGACGACAACCCGGCGGTCGTGATGGCCGAGTCCGGCGCGCGTGGGTCGATGCTCAACCTGACCCAGATGGCCGGCTGTGTCGGCCAGCAGGCGGTCCGTGGCGAGCGTATCAACCGCGGGTACGAGGACCGCACGCTCAGCCACTTCAAGCCGAACGACCTCTCGGCGGACGCCCACGGCTTCGTCGAAAACTCCTATCGGAACGGGCTGACTCCCAAGGAGTTCTTCTTCCACGCGATGGGCGGCCGCGAGGGACTTGTCGACACGGCAGTCCGGACCTCCAAGTCCGGCTACCTCCAGCGACGGCTCATCAACGCGCTCTCCGAGCTTGAGGCCCAGTACGACGGGACGGTCCGGGACACCTCGGACACCGTCGTGCAGTTCGAGTTCGGCGAGGACGGCACCTCGCCGGTCCGGGTCTCCTCCAGCGAGGAGTTCGACATCGATGTCGAATCCATTACCGACCGTATTCTCGACGAGGAGTTCGAATCCGAACTCGAACGCGAGGAGTTCCTCGGCATCGAGGAACCGAAGACGAACCTCTCCGAACACGGCGAATCGTGGCGCGCTGATACGGTTCAGGAGGTGGAATCCGATGACTGAGATTACCGACGACGTCGAGGCCATCGTCGAGGATACCGACCTGCCGCGGCGGCTGAAAGACGAGGTCTACGAGACGCTGGAATCGCGAAGCGGCGTCGCGCCCGAGGATGTCGAAGACATCGTACAGGCCGTCGAGTCGCAGTATCTCGAAACGCGGGTCGACCCGCTCGACCCCGTCGGAACCGTCTCGGCACAGAGTATCGGCGAACCCGGAACGCAGATGTCGATTCCGGCCGACGAGCAGGTCGTCGTTCGAAGGAACGGCGAGACCGAGCTGACAGAGATCGGTCCGCTTGTCGATAGCCTCATGGATAGCCGCGAGACGCGTTCGTTCGATGACCACGAGGTCACACTGGCCCCCGACGGTATCGAGGTGCCGAGCCTTTCCAGCGAGGAAACCGTCGAATGGAAGCCAATCGAGGAGGTCAGCCGACACGAGACGCCCGACGAGCTGCTCCGATTTGAGCTGGAATCCGGACGCTCGATCCGGGCGACGAAGGCCCACTCGTTCGTAACGCGGCAGGAAAACGAGGTCGTCCCCGTCGCCGGTGAGGAACTCGAGGCCGGTGACTGGCTGCCAGTCGTCGCATCGCTCGATGCGACCGATACCCAAGAGACAGTAGACCTCCGGAAGTATCTACCGGCAGGCGACTACTGGTATACCTCTGTGCTCGCGGACGGCGGCGCTGAGGCAGTACCCGGCGGACCGGACCAGCTTCGGAACAAGCGCGCGGCGCTCGAAGCCGGCGAACTTGCCGAGCACACGGCGTATCCGGTCCAAGGGACTGTCGGACTGCCGGAGCAGTTCCCGCTCGACGAGGAAACCGGCTTCTTCGTCGGAGCGTGGCTCGCCGAAGGCTCACTGGCCGACCACTACGTCTCGATTTCGAACGTCGATGCGGCGTTCCAGTCCCGGATTCGGTCGTTTGCAGAGCGGTTCGACCTCACCGTCAACGAGTACGAAAACGATAGCGGCTTCGCAGCCGGATACGACATCCGCCTCAACGGGACGATTCTCTCGGATTTCCTCCGAGCTGCGTGTACGGACGACGGTGAAAAGAGTATTCCAGGGTTTGCCATCGGTGCCAACGAGGCGTTCTTGAAGGGGCTGCTCCAGGGCTACTTCAGCGGCGATGGAAACGTCGGAACGAACGCCATCCGCTCCAGTTCGACGAGCGACAGGCTCACCGCCGGCGTTGGGCTGCTGTTGGCTCGCTTCGACGTGTATGCGACGCTCGGCCAACAGGAAGACTCCAGAACCCTCCGGGTTCCGAAAAAGCACGTTTCACGATTCGACAATCGTATCGGCATGGTCGGCGAGCGCGGGGCAGAACTCGAAGCGCTCGCTGAATCGGCCGACAGTGACGGGCCTGATGCAACCGACCAGATTCCGAACTTCGGAGACGCCCTCGAAGCGGTCGCCGAGGCTGCCGACATCCCACAGCGGCAGGTCAACAGCGCAACGAAGCGTCAGCGAATCGATCGGAGTCGACTGGCTCGCCTCGTTGCAGCGGCGGAAGCAGAGCTCGACGGGGAGCAGTCCGAACTCGATGCGCTCCGACAGGCCGTTACGGGCGATGTCGTCTGGGACCGAATCGAATCCATCGAGACGGTCGAAAGTGACCACGAGTACGTCTATGACGTCTCCGTTGAGGGCCTCGAGACGTTCACGACGGCAGATGGGGTCGTGACGCACAACACGATGAACACGTTCCACTACGCCGGTGTCGCCGAAATCGACGTCACACAGGGGCTTCCCCGGCTCATCGAGCTGGTCGACGCCCGCAAGACGCCCGATACGCCGATGATGACGGTGCATCTAGAGGGCGAATACGCCCGCGACCGCGAGCGGGCCCACGAAGTTGTCTGGAAAATCGAGGCGACGAAGATACTCGCGCTCGGTGACGTGTCGACGAACGTCGCCGACATGCTCGTCCAGATAGACCTCAACGAGGAAACACTGGCCGAGCGGTGGCCGACGATGGAGAGTATCGACGATATCGCCGGCCGCATCGCCGGCACCATCGAGGGCGAACTGGGCGTCGATACGGCCCGGCCCAAGCCGACGGTCATCGAGTTCGGCCCCGAAGAGCCGTCCTACCGGCAGCTGCTCCAGCTCGTCGAGGAGCTTCGGGAAATCGTCTTTAAAGGTATCGAGGAGATCAACCGCGTCGTCATTCGGAAGGAAGAAACCGAACAGGGCGAGGAGTTCGTCCTCTACACCGAGGGGTCGGACCTGAAGGAGGTCCTCGACATCGAGGGCGTCGACGCCTCGCGGACGACGTGTAACAACATCCACGAAATACACAACAACCTCGGCATCGAGGCCGCTCGCGAGGCCATCATCGAGGAGACGATGAACACCCTCGAAGAGCAGGGGCTGGACGACGTGAACATCCGGCACCTGATGTTGGTCGCCGACATCATGACCAACAACGGCGAAATCGAATCCATCGGCCGCCACGGCATCTCCGGTAACAAGGATTCGGTGCTTGCGCGTGCGGCGTTCGAAGTGACGGTCAACCACCTCCTCGATGCGGCCATCCACGGCGAGGTCGACGACCTCGACGGCGTGACCGAGAACGTCATCGTCGGCAAGCCGATAAAGCTCGGCACCGGTGACGTCGACCTGCGGATGGGTGCGACCCGAGACAGCGGGTCGAGGGCCGACGACTAAACAGCTATGGCCGTCACACTCACCGACGAAGCGCGGCGGTATATCGCCCTCTTCGACGAAGAGACGGACGTGGCGGCCACCGACTGCGTCGTCGACGAGGAGTACGACCGCATCGCCTTCGTCGTCCCGCCGGGGACGATGGGGCAGGCTATCGGCCCCGGCGGCGACCACGTCGCAACGGTCGAATCGAAGGTCGGCCGCGACGTGACCGTCATCGAAGGCGCCGAAACGGCGGCGGATTTCGTCGCCAACGCGCTTGCGCCGGCGGCGGTTTATAACGTCACCATCAGCGAAAACGACACCACGGTCGCCTACGCCGAGGTCGACGAGAACGACCGCGGCGTCGCCATCGGCGCCGACGGGCGGAACATCGACCTCGCCCGCCGGCTTGCCGACCGACATTTCGACATCGACGACGTCGAGTTGACATAAACCGGCTACCGGTCTGCGGTCACCGGCCGCGACTCCGCTTCGACGTAGATACGATTTGCTTCCGGAACGACATCTCTGACAGCGACTTCGACCGCATCGATTGCGGCCTCGATACCGCGGGTATCGAGGTCGTTATCGAAGTCGATTTCACAGGCGACAAGCACCGACTCCGGGCCGAGATGCATCGTCCGGAGGTCGACGACGGCGTTGACACCATCGGCAGCAGCGATCGCATCGAGCAGCCGTCGGCGCTCCCGGCGGGTGACACCCTCGCCGACGAGGAGGCCGCGGCTCTCCCATGCCAGCCCGAGGGCAACGCTCATCAACAACAGCCCGATGACGGCGCTACCGATGGCGTCGTAGGTCGTATTGCCGGTCACGTCGGTGAGATAGACCCCCGCAAGCGCGACGAGTACGCCAACGACGGCGACGAGGTTCTCCGTGGCAGCGGTCAAAAGCGGCGCATCCTTGCTCCGACGAAACGTATCGAACAGCGACCGGAACCCCTCGGTGTCGGCCTCCTCACGGACCGCTTGGTAGGATTTGTAGAAGGCAGCAGACTCAAACAGGAGGGCGACACCGAGGAC from Natronomonas pharaonis DSM 2160 includes the following:
- a CDS encoding DNA-directed RNA polymerase subunit A'', whose protein sequence is MTEITDDVEAIVEDTDLPRRLKDEVYETLESRSGVAPEDVEDIVQAVESQYLETRVDPLDPVGTVSAQSIGEPGTQMSIPADEQVVVRRNGETELTEIGPLVDSLMDSRETRSFDDHEVTLAPDGIEVPSLSSEETVEWKPIEEVSRHETPDELLRFELESGRSIRATKAHSFVTRQENEVVPVAGEELEAGDWLPVVASLDATDTQETVDLRKYLPAGDYWYTSVLADGGAEAVPGGPDQLRNKRAALEAGELAEHTAYPVQGTVGLPEQFPLDEETGFFVGAWLAEGSLADHYVSISNVDAAFQSRIRSFAERFDLTVNEYENDSGFAAGYDIRLNGTILSDFLRAACTDDGEKSIPGFAIGANEAFLKGLLQGYFSGDGNVGTNAIRSSSTSDRLTAGVGLLLARFDVYATLGQQEDSRTLRVPKKHVSRFDNRIGMVGERGAELEALAESADSDGPDATDQIPNFGDALEAVAEAADIPQRQVNSATKRQRIDRSRLARLVAAAEAELDGEQSELDALRQAVTGDVVWDRIESIETVESDHEYVYDVSVEGLETFTTADGVVTHNTMNTFHYAGVAEIDVTQGLPRLIELVDARKTPDTPMMTVHLEGEYARDRERAHEVVWKIEATKILALGDVSTNVADMLVQIDLNEETLAERWPTMESIDDIAGRIAGTIEGELGVDTARPKPTVIEFGPEEPSYRQLLQLVEELREIVFKGIEEINRVVIRKEETEQGEEFVLYTEGSDLKEVLDIEGVDASRTTCNNIHEIHNNLGIEAAREAIIEETMNTLEEQGLDDVNIRHLMLVADIMTNNGEIESIGRHGISGNKDSVLARAAFEVTVNHLLDAAIHGEVDDLDGVTENVIVGKPIKLGTGDVDLRMGATRDSGSRADD
- a CDS encoding cation diffusion facilitator family transporter, whose amino-acid sequence is MVSTRLVVVVSLVASAAIAVAKFIAWLATGNASMLSQVYYSLSDVGNQLLFLLGFRLSDAGASRKHPFGRGKEQYVFAFVVTMLLFGVTGYAAVREGYETIGTPARDVDVTINYIVLGVALLFESAAFYKSYQAVREEADTEGFRSLFDTFRRSKDAPLLTAATENLVAVVGVLVALAGVYLTDVTGNTTYDAIGSAVIGLLLMSVALGLAWESRGLLVGEGVTRRERRRLLDAIAAADGVNAVVDLRTMHLGPESVLVACEIDFDNDLDTRGIEAAIDAVEVAVRDVVPEANRIYVEAESRPVTADR
- a CDS encoding DNA-directed RNA polymerase subunit A'; amino-acid sequence: MMQGQAPKKIGSLSFGLMDPEEYRNMSATKIITADTYDDDGFPIDMGLMDPRLGVIDPGLECKTCGKHSGSCNGHFGHIELAAPVIHVGHAKLIRRLLRGTCRKCGRLTLTDPSDREFRREYFKERDDNPPRNWFVSPEDARKAQEKAKQAAERKMAQFREELERTREIGEDPSNVLKAAIRQARDADYCPHCTESDDYRERYPTAQYDISHEKPSTYLEQGPVPDGDVRDLLAEALEGGEGGTEIELNELVETVNDVIKRWGGDASVTVSDISRLMSGQGPGDSERIGREHVSLLQIIGEVMSSSGAFGGRFENAPAPDFLLSYSGDKLMPSNVRDRFENIPDEDIETLGIDPERSRPEWMILTVLPVPPVTARPSITLDNGQRSEDDLTHKLVDIIRINQRFMENREAGAPQLIIEDLWELLQYHVTTFMDNEISGTPPARHRSGRPLKTLSQRLKGKEGRFRGSLSGKRVNFSARTVISPDPTLSLNEVGVPDRVASEMTQTMIVNERNLDDARRYVANGPESHPGANYVKRPDGRRLKVTEKNCEELAEKVNPGWEVARHLIDGDIIIFNRQPSLHRMSIMAHEVVVMPYKTFRLNTTVCPPYNADFDGDEMNMHALQNEEARAEARVLMRVQEQILSPRFGENIIGAIQDHISGLYLLTNQNPKFNETQALDLLRATSIDELPDPDGQDEEGVDYWTGRSIFSELLPDGLSLEFTSSAGDTVEIKDGQLISGTIDEDAVGAFGGEIVDTICKVYDNTRARVFVNEVATLAMRSIMHFGFSIGIDDESIEREAEEQIQEAIDNAYERVETLIETYRRGELESLPGRTVDETLEMKIMQTLGKARDSAGDIADDHFDDDNPAVVMAESGARGSMLNLTQMAGCVGQQAVRGERINRGYEDRTLSHFKPNDLSADAHGFVENSYRNGLTPKEFFFHAMGGREGLVDTAVRTSKSGYLQRRLINALSELEAQYDGTVRDTSDTVVQFEFGEDGTSPVRVSSSEEFDIDVESITDRILDEEFESELEREEFLGIEEPKTNLSEHGESWRADTVQEVESDD
- a CDS encoding NusA-like transcription termination signal-binding factor, with translation MAVTLTDEARRYIALFDEETDVAATDCVVDEEYDRIAFVVPPGTMGQAIGPGGDHVATVESKVGRDVTVIEGAETAADFVANALAPAAVYNVTISENDTTVAYAEVDENDRGVAIGADGRNIDLARRLADRHFDIDDVELT